AGGCCATCATAATAAGTGTTCGAGAAGCATTTTTAGCCTTAGGATCTTTGAAAAGCGGTACTGCATTAGAAATCGCCTCGATACCAGTAAGCGAAGCAGAACCTGATGCAAAGGCACGCAATAACAAAATAAGTGTTACACCAGAAACATGCGTCCCAACTGATGCAGTCTCATGCGTCACGTCTTGTCCCATGGCGAGCTTTACCAAACCAGTAACAATCATGACAATCATTGAAAGTACAAACAGATAAACTGGAATAGCTAGTATCGTAGCTGATTCTGTTACTCCACGCAAATTAATGATAGTAACAATAATAACCAGTATGATCGCTAGTGGTACCGTAAATTGATATAAAGAAGGTATCGCCGCGATAATAGCGTCCGTACCAGATGAGACACTAACAGCAACTGTTAACATGTAATCTACTAGTAGCGAACCACCTGCAATTAAACCTGCATTCTTCCCTATATTTTCTCGTGAAACGACATATGCTCCGCCCCCTTGCGGATAGGCATATATAATTTGTCGATATGACAAACTAAGGGCAAATAATAATACTAGTACGCAAAGTGCAATCGGCAAAGAATACCACATTGCAGCTGCTCCGACAGTGATTAGTACTAATAATATTTGCTCCGTACCATAAGCAACAGAAGATAATGCATCAGATGATAATACAGCTAGAGCCTTCAGTTTGCCTAATTTTTGATCCCCAGCCTCCGTTGATTTTAGAGGCCTCCCAATCAATAACCTTTTTAATGGAGATGCCATTTTACTCCCTACCTTTTTAACTAAATTTTTTACGAAATCCTCGTGCTAAAAATAGCATACGTCACATTATAACACAGCATTTTTAAAAAGAAATAGGCTTTTACAAAGGGTCATAAAATTTTTCTGCACTCTATTCCCGAAAAATATCCAAAAAAGAAGTACTATTTTAACCTTTACTAAAAACTTACATAATCCTCTATTCCCTTCTTGTTCTAAGCTTCAAACATGTTATTTATTTTTCTGAATATAAAGACTTTAATTTAAGTATTTACAAACCACCCATTCTCTTTATATAATAGTTTTCGGCTAGTAAATTTATTACGACATGGCCCGTTGGTCAAGCGGTTAAGACACCGCCCTTTCACGGCGGTATCACGGGTTCGATTCCCGTACGGGTCACTTTTTTTATTTTTTTCAGCAAAGTACTAGTCAAAAGCGAAATTTTGTTATATCATGTAATAGTATCTTGGATTTTAGAGGGGGCTTAGCTCAGCTGGGAGAGCATCTGCCTTACAAGCAGAGGGTCAGCGGTTCGATCCCGTTAGCCCCCACCATTATTGTTTTGGAAAGTTCTATTTGAGCGGTCAGACAGGTTACCTGTTTCGCCAACTTAGCTCAATCTGGTAGAGCAACTGAATCGTAATCAGTAGGTTGCGGGTTCAATTCCTGCAGTTGGCATTTTTAAGATTTATTTATATGGAGGGGTAGCGAAGTGGCTAAACGCGGCGGACTGTAAATCCGCTCCTTCGGGTTCGGCAGTTCGAATCTGCCCCCCTCCACCATTTATTGGGCTATAGCCAAGCGGTAAGGCAACGGATTTTGATTCCGTCATGCGCCGGTTCGAATCCAGCTAGCCCAGCCATTTTTAGAGCCGTTAGCTCAGTTGGTAGAGCATCTGACTTTTAATCAGAGGGTCGATGGTTCGAGCCCATCACGGCTCATCGAGAAAGCGCAAAAAAGGTAGAAGAAATATACATTTCTTCTACCTTTTTTGCGTCTGAATTCAACTAAATATGATGATTATTATCACGATAACAGCGATGATTGCAACGAAGGACAACCAAGCAGCTGGTCTCGCCATATTTATCGTCCAACCTACACCAAATCGCTTTTCAACAAAAACGGCGGGATCCTGGCGGTTAAAATAAAATACGCCTAACTTCCAATTGGCATCATCATCACGGATTGGTTTTGTAGTGTCCGCTTGGGTATCTTCTTCCAACTTCAATCTACTACCACCTTGACCAACACGTACCATTAAGAATATCAGTCCACCGAAAATAATCACCAAAACTAAAATTAGCATCACGGTAATGAATATTTGCGGTATAGAAAATATGAATGATAATTGTATCACCATAAACAGCGCTATAAGCAACGTACCCATGATTAAGTTAAATTTACTGTAAATATATCTAAATAGCACGTTTCGTCGCATAGAAGCCGTTGGGTTATCGTTATCTATCACTTGTTTACTCCGGGACATCATATAATTGATAAAAAGGAACAATCCTAGCATGACAATTTGCATCATTGGCATCATCATGACAGTACGGTAGTTTTTGGCTGCCTCTCTTGTTACCTCATTATCGAAGTTATATTGCATCGGAATCATACTTGGAATTTGATCATAATAAATCACGGTCAATCCAATTGTGATAAAAATAAGTGCCAGCGGAATCAAATACCAAGCATAGGAAATCGTTAACTTTTGGCGATGAAATGTCGTATCTACCATCACGATATTAGCCTTATCCGACGCTACTTGCAAATTCGCTTTCTTCCATGCAAGACTCGCCTTATAAAAACGTACATAAATGAGGAGTGACAAGATAATAACAATTAGAATCGCAGAAATCAAAATCGTTGCCTGCGCATTCTCGCTAGTCGATACCAGTAATAAAATAGCTGCAAATACCGTCACTAAGCCACCTACAATTAGATTCCAATTTAAAAATTGTCGCTTCATTTTACGTAATGCCGGGTCATTTGCGGCCTTTTCGCCAACCATCACACCAAAGCTCTCTCCACGTCTGATAACATATGGTGTTATTGCTTGGAGCACGACCACCACAAGCATCATCGCGATAAAAAATAATATTTCCATTATTGCTCCTCCTTGGTCTCAATTTCATCATAGATTGTAGCGCAAATAATTTCCCATTCTTCTTTCGATACCGATCGACAAATCGACTCTGCAATAAGCGGTCGTATTTTTTTTCTTAGTTTCGCATAGAAAGCTTCCGTCGCTTTTTCGATCCCGTCTGGATGAATGACGACTCCTTTTTGGCGATGAATCAAAATATATCCTTCTTGCTTTAAAAGTTGATATGCTTTGTTTACCGTATGAAAATTGATACCTATATCGCTTGCTAAGCTACGAACGGATGGTAAATCATCACCTGGTTTTAGTTCCTCTTTAGCGATTCCTTCAATAATCTGATACATAATTTGTGTGTAAATTGGCTCCTCTGCTTGTAAATCAATCTCGAGTAGCATACGCACCCCTTCTTCCTACAACTGTTATACATATAGTATAACAACTATACAAAATAAGTCAAGTAGGATTACAGTGGTTTTTTGAGCCAGATGATGGTACTATTAAGACTAGTCTACATACTATTACGCTAGAGATGACTCCAATTTCTAGCAACGAAAGGGGAACCATATGAAAATGGCACGTTTTAAAGAGTCCAAATTATTTTTCTGGACGTTAGAAATTCTGGCCTTAGTAGTCATCTTATTCGTACTGAACAAGATGAGCTTTATTTTTGCGCCTATTGGGACGATTGTTTCCACGCTTTTCCTTCCCATTATGATCGCTGGCTTTTTATTCTATCTGTTCAACCCGCTTGTCATCTTTTTAGAAAAACGTAAAGTTCCAAGAATACTAAGTGTTTTGAGTATTTTTCTTGTTTTTATCGTACTCTTAGTTTTAGCTGTTGTTCAACTTGGACCTATTTTAGCGGATCAAGTCGCATCACTTGTGAAGGCAGCACCTGAATATTGGACGCAATTCCAGCATTGGTGGGATAATTTAGTACAAAATAGTAACATAAAAAATATTGATATCAAAGCGGAGATGGAAAAACTCAATATCTCTATTCCAAAGATTTTAGATACGGTTATTGGTAGCTTAACAGGTAGCATCGGCTTAATTTTTGGCTTTGTATCAAGCTTTGTTATGATTCTCGTAACGGTTCCATTTATTTTATTCTATATGTTTAAAGATGGGCACAAGTTCCTCGATTCAAGTGAGAATTTTTTTCCAAAAGGTATTCGTACGGAAGCTCGTGAAATGATTCAAGCGATGAACAAAACGATCTCGACTTATATTTCAAGTCAGGCCATTGATTGTATGTTTGTCGGTATCTTTACGATGATTGGGTACTTCATTATTGGTGAACCGTATGCTCTTTTATTCGGTCTAATTGCTGGCGTAACGAATATCATTCCTTATCTTGGGCCATTTATTGGTGCAGCTCCTGCTGTTATCGTGGCTTTGTTCGATTCGCCACTACAAGCGATTCTCGTTATTGTCGTGGTAACTATTGTGCAACAAATCGACTCTAACTTACTGTCGCCTTACATCATGGGTAAATCGCTATCTATTCACCCACTTACGATTATTATTATTCTGATCGTTGCGGGTAACTTAGCTGGGATTTTGGGTATGATTCTCGGTGTACCAACGTATGCCGTTGTTAAAACGTTAATCGTGAATCTATCACGACTGATAAAATTAAGGCGTGAAGGTATCAAGGCTGAAAATGTTGAGAAACCGGTCGTCTAAAAAATAAGAAAAAGCGCTGAGGCAAAAGAGTTATTTAAAAACTCCTTGCACCAGCGCTTTTTTTAATTTTTGGCGGTTCGTATTTTTATTACTAATATAATGGTGAAAATAATCAGGATAAAAACGCTAACGGCACTGCCTTCTATTCCAAAAGCGCCTCCTGTTAGCCAATCGCCCGAACTGCTATTCTTTTTTATTTCAAGCAAGCTCGTTCCAAACGATCCACCGGAAACTTCGAAGCCAAAAATATTCCCTTGAAGTAAGTTCCATGTGAAATGAAATCCGATAGCGGCCCATAGAGATTGAAATACTTCATAAATGAGCGCCAATACGACTCCTGCTAAAAAGATATTCAACATTGGCCATAGAGAGCCCCAAACTGCTGGATTTGCCGCGTGCATCAGTGCGAATAAGATGGAAGATACGATAATACCAATTGGCATCGTGTACCTTGTTTTGACTAAATTATAAATATATCCTCTTGAAAAAAGTTCCTCCCCAAGGGCAACGAGCAAAAATAGGACAACTGCTCTCCAAAACGAGGCGTCGGCTAATATGTGATGTATCGCAACGACCTTCACGCCACCGAACAACCAAATAATAAGAAAACTAGCGGTTATTGCAAGAATACCAAGTAAAGCACCGATTCCCATATTTTTAAAACTATGTGCATGACGCAGCTTTAATGAAAAATACCGTTTCTCTTTAAACGAATAATATAGAATAATTGCCGGAATAATCATCGCCACTGGTGTAAATATTTCTGCCATTTCCATGATAACATCCGTTGTACCCAAAAAGATCGCTATCACATACATGACACCGATCAATAGGGCAGTTGACACGAACATACCCACCAGTAATAGAGCTATCTTTCCACTAACTTCCCCTAACTTCTTCATAAAATCCCCCTTATTTGAATACCACTGTAAACGTCAAAATGCTGTCCTCAAAATCCACCGCAAAACTGGCGCCAGATTTTTTCGCTAACAAGTCGATGATTGCTAAGCCAAGACCAGTATTGTTACCACTTCGAACGCGATCTGCTGTATAGAATCGTTCAATTAATCGCGGTATATCTGCGTCCGTCAAATGACTGGCTTGATTGGCAAATGATAACCTAGCTTTTCCTTGTTGCGTTGTGAGCGATATTTTCATCGGGCCTTCTCCGTGTTTCAGCATATTCGAAATAAAGTTGTCCACCATTCGTTGTAACGCCTTATAATCTGCATTTATTTTAATACCAGGCTCCATCTCAAGTTCTGGTTGGACGCCTTTTTTCGAAAAATCTTCATAATAAGAGGCCACTGCTTCTGTTACAAAATTAGATAAATCAATCGATTCTAAGTGTAACTTCCCTTCATCGCTTGATAACTTCGATAAAACAAAGAAATTTTCAACGAGTTCGGTCAGGGTTTGGATTTTATTTTTGATGATGAGGCTATACTTCTCGCGTTCTTCTGGTGTCAATGTGTCGCGCTCCATGAGTTGTAAATAGCCAGATAAAGAGGTTAGCGGTGTTCTTAAGTCGTGGGAAACATTTTCAATTGTCTCCCGCAACTCTTTATTTAACATTTGGAATTTACGTTCCGTTTTCGATTTTGCGTCTAATAATTCGTTGACAGTGAGGAGTAGTTGCCTAACTTCTGGTGAAGCAATGTCCATGGTTAGCTGCTCATTGGAGCCTCGTCGCCTCGCGATATCTTTAATTTTTGCGGTTGTTGTTCGCAGTTGTTTCTTTATTAGAAATATCCAACCGAGCAAAATGACAATAACAACTCCTAAAATATAAACCACAGCGCTCCACTCCCCTCTCTGCCTTTATTTTAACATATTACTTGATCTCTTTATAGCGGAAAACCAACCAACCTAAAATCGTAAATATGACCATGTACGCGATTCCTGTTAGTATATTCGTTGTGATCGCGTGCTGACTTAAGGTTGATAGATCTGACATCACGCCAATTTTGCTGAATAGGAACATGTCTTTAATGATCGTCCATTTTGGTAGGAAAACATTGACTAGGTTCTTAATAATCGTTTCGCTGAATAAAAATACAAGAATGTACGTCACGATTGCGATGCTTTCTTTTGGAATGATGATGAATAGGAAAAAACCAATTGTGATTAGCGCCAGATATAGCGGTAATTGAGCCAACATGCTAAGTACTAATGCGCCAAAATCAAGATGTCCGACAAAAAGCTGTGCGGAAATTCCAATCGCCATTGTGTATACGACTAACATTAATGCTCCGACTGCCCAACCTGTTGCCAATTTTGAAAAGTAGAAAGTTGTGCGTGATACGCCTGATACGAGTACATTCTTTGCTACGCCTGCCGAGAATTCAATGCTCCATAGGTTCGAGAATATCGAGATGAACGCCATCGCTAGTACAATGGTAAATGACAACATAATTTGCGCGACCTGTGTTCCAGTAAGCATTTGAGTAAGTATATCCTTGTCTGCCGTGGTAAGCTCCGTTCCGCCTTCTGCCGATAAAGAAATCCAATCCACATTTAGCGCAAGGTATATCAGCCCTGAGACAGCTATCGCGATGATGATCAGTGTCGCGAACGGCATCCACATCTTCCCTTTTGTTAATCGATACGTATCTGCTCTCATTAATCCCATCATTTGTCTTCTCCTCCAATTAAATCAATAAAGTATTCTTCCAAATTCGCCTCTACGACTTTTAGTTCGGTAATAATAATCCCCGCGTCAAACATCACTTGGCTAATGCGCTCTGGGTGATCGATAAAATCGAAAATTCGGATACTGCCGTCGCTATGCACTTCATATTGATGCACTTCGAGAAAACTCTCCAAATGCATGACCGCTGCCTCTTTATTCACGGTTTTCAGAACAAGATAACGTCTGCTTTCCGATTCTAATTCTTCTTTTGAAAGCTCCTTCACCAGTCGTCCATTATTGATAATACCGTAACGGTTGGCTACTAGCGCTAATTCTGTCAAAATATGACTTGAGATAAAAACAGTTGTTCCGTATGCCTCATTTAATTTTAAAATAATGTTACGAATTTCGATAATTCCCATTGGGTCAAGACCGTTAATTGGCTCATCTAGAATGAGGAAATCTGGTTGGTGCAAAATAGCAAGTGCGATACCAAGACGTTGCTTCATTCCCATTGAAAAATTACGATATTTCTTGCGTCCTGTATTTTCTAAGCCGACAAATTCTAATACTTCGTCGATACGTTTTTTATCTGGAATTCCTTTTTGGAGGATGTAATAGTTAAGGTTCTGATAGGCCGTTAAATTTGGATATAAAGACGGGCCTTCAATGACCGCTCCCATACGTTTGCGTGCGAGTTTAATGTCTTTCGGGTGGCTGGAATCGAATAACGCGATGTCCCCGCCGTTTGTATGCATTAAATCTGTAATTAGACGAATAAAGGTTGTTTTACCTGCGCCATTCTTACCGATGAAGCCGTATATATCCCCCTTTTGAACCGTCATGTTGACATGATCCACTGCATAATTGTTACCAAATTTCTTTGAAAGTGCCGCTGTTTCTAGAACTATTTCTCTCATTTTATTATTCATTCCCTTCTTGGTTTTTGATTGCGTATTTGATTGCTTCTTTTCGATAACCTAACTATAACTTGGAAGTCTCAAGTTTTTATGAATGAAAACTTAAGG
The sequence above is drawn from the Listeria weihenstephanensis genome and encodes:
- a CDS encoding CPBP family intramembrane glutamic endopeptidase, with amino-acid sequence MKKLGEVSGKIALLLVGMFVSTALLIGVMYVIAIFLGTTDVIMEMAEIFTPVAMIIPAIILYYSFKEKRYFSLKLRHAHSFKNMGIGALLGILAITASFLIIWLFGGVKVVAIHHILADASFWRAVVLFLLVALGEELFSRGYIYNLVKTRYTMPIGIIVSSILFALMHAANPAVWGSLWPMLNIFLAGVVLALIYEVFQSLWAAIGFHFTWNLLQGNIFGFEVSGGSFGTSLLEIKKNSSSGDWLTGGAFGIEGSAVSVFILIIFTIILVIKIRTAKN
- a CDS encoding ABC-2 family transporter permease encodes the protein MMGLMRADTYRLTKGKMWMPFATLIIIAIAVSGLIYLALNVDWISLSAEGGTELTTADKDILTQMLTGTQVAQIMLSFTIVLAMAFISIFSNLWSIEFSAGVAKNVLVSGVSRTTFYFSKLATGWAVGALMLVVYTMAIGISAQLFVGHLDFGALVLSMLAQLPLYLALITIGFFLFIIIPKESIAIVTYILVFLFSETIIKNLVNVFLPKWTIIKDMFLFSKIGVMSDLSTLSQHAITTNILTGIAYMVIFTILGWLVFRYKEIK
- a CDS encoding DUF1648 domain-containing protein — encoded protein: MEILFFIAMMLVVVVLQAITPYVIRRGESFGVMVGEKAANDPALRKMKRQFLNWNLIVGGLVTVFAAILLLVSTSENAQATILISAILIVIILSLLIYVRFYKASLAWKKANLQVASDKANIVMVDTTFHRQKLTISYAWYLIPLALIFITIGLTVIYYDQIPSMIPMQYNFDNEVTREAAKNYRTVMMMPMMQIVMLGLFLFINYMMSRSKQVIDNDNPTASMRRNVLFRYIYSKFNLIMGTLLIALFMVIQLSFIFSIPQIFITVMLILVLVIIFGGLIFLMVRVGQGGSRLKLEEDTQADTTKPIRDDDANWKLGVFYFNRQDPAVFVEKRFGVGWTINMARPAAWLSFVAIIAVIVIIIIIFS
- a CDS encoding AI-2E family transporter; translated protein: MKMARFKESKLFFWTLEILALVVILFVLNKMSFIFAPIGTIVSTLFLPIMIAGFLFYLFNPLVIFLEKRKVPRILSVLSIFLVFIVLLVLAVVQLGPILADQVASLVKAAPEYWTQFQHWWDNLVQNSNIKNIDIKAEMEKLNISIPKILDTVIGSLTGSIGLIFGFVSSFVMILVTVPFILFYMFKDGHKFLDSSENFFPKGIRTEAREMIQAMNKTISTYISSQAIDCMFVGIFTMIGYFIIGEPYALLFGLIAGVTNIIPYLGPFIGAAPAVIVALFDSPLQAILVIVVVTIVQQIDSNLLSPYIMGKSLSIHPLTIIIILIVAGNLAGILGMILGVPTYAVVKTLIVNLSRLIKLRREGIKAENVEKPVV
- a CDS encoding ATP-binding cassette domain-containing protein — translated: MNNKMREIVLETAALSKKFGNNYAVDHVNMTVQKGDIYGFIGKNGAGKTTFIRLITDLMHTNGGDIALFDSSHPKDIKLARKRMGAVIEGPSLYPNLTAYQNLNYYILQKGIPDKKRIDEVLEFVGLENTGRKKYRNFSMGMKQRLGIALAILHQPDFLILDEPINGLDPMGIIEIRNIILKLNEAYGTTVFISSHILTELALVANRYGIINNGRLVKELSKEELESESRRYLVLKTVNKEAAVMHLESFLEVHQYEVHSDGSIRIFDFIDHPERISQVMFDAGIIITELKVVEANLEEYFIDLIGGEDK
- a CDS encoding sensor histidine kinase; translated protein: MVYILGVVIVILLGWIFLIKKQLRTTTAKIKDIARRRGSNEQLTMDIASPEVRQLLLTVNELLDAKSKTERKFQMLNKELRETIENVSHDLRTPLTSLSGYLQLMERDTLTPEEREKYSLIIKNKIQTLTELVENFFVLSKLSSDEGKLHLESIDLSNFVTEAVASYYEDFSKKGVQPELEMEPGIKINADYKALQRMVDNFISNMLKHGEGPMKISLTTQQGKARLSFANQASHLTDADIPRLIERFYTADRVRSGNNTGLGLAIIDLLAKKSGASFAVDFEDSILTFTVVFK
- a CDS encoding GntR family transcriptional regulator, producing the protein MLLEIDLQAEEPIYTQIMYQIIEGIAKEELKPGDDLPSVRSLASDIGINFHTVNKAYQLLKQEGYILIHRQKGVVIHPDGIEKATEAFYAKLRKKIRPLIAESICRSVSKEEWEIICATIYDEIETKEEQ